In the Saccharococcus thermophilus genome, ATAGCGCAATGGTGAATATTGCGTTTCAATCAGCTCTAACGCTTTTCGATAGGCGGAGGAACAAATCGTACCGCCGCTCTCCCCTTTGGTGAAAAATTCATCCTCGGTAACTACTTTTGCCTCCGTATGATGTGCAATAAATACGATTTCTACGGTTTCGTATTTTGTACGTAAAAAGCGGGTCATCCAGAAGAAGAAGCTGCGTGCCATATATTTTTCCCATAATCCCATGGAACCGCTCGTATCCATCATCGCAAGAACAACTGCTTTCGACTCTGGTTTTACCACTTCATTCCACGTTCTAAATCTTAAATCTTCACGATAAATCGGATAAAAACTTGGATTGCCATTCATCGCATTTCTCTTAAATGCGGCGAGCATCGTTCGTTTTTTATCGATATTCCCTGTTAAACCAGTACGGCGAATATCATTAAATTCGATGTGTTGTACAACGTTTTGATCCGCTTCTTTTCTTTTTAAATTCGGCAGCTCTAATTGGCTGAACAGCGCTTCCTCCAATTCCATCAGCGATACTTCTGCTTCATAATAGTCTTGACCTGGCAAGTCGCCAGCTTCTTGCCCTTTTCCAGGTCCCTGTCCCTCCCCAGCTCCTTCTTTTGCCACCACGTCGCCAACTTGGCTGTCTCCATCCCCTTGGCCGACATGTTTATTTTTCTCATAGTTATAACGAATTTTATATTCATCTAAAGAACGGATTGGAATTTTAATCACGTCGCGTCCGTTTGACATAATAATGCTTTCTTCGGTAATTAAATCCGGCAAATTATTTTTAATCGCTTCCTTGACTTTTTCTTGGTGACGCTTTTGATCATCATGTCCTTTCCGGTGGAGGGACCAGTCTTCTTTCGATACAACAAAGTTTCCTTTCATTTTTTCCCCTCCTCATCCAAAATAATTTTCACACTTTTTTCTTTTCAGCATATACTGATGTTGGCGTCAAAAAACATAATGGATAAGTGACAGTTTGTTTACTCTATCCTATGCAAAAAATCAAAATAATTGACAAATTATTACGAAAGTTACAAACTCAATTTTAAGTGGACAATCCCGATTTCTTCTGCATTTATGTCAAAATGAGGTGCAAAAAAGCATGCCTAATGGCTTTAGGCATGCTAGCGGTTTAACAGGCTGCCAACATAGCGGAGCAGTTCATTGGCAGACGTGGAATTATAGCCATATTCATCAATCAAGCGTGCCACAACCTCATTAATTTTCTTTAACTGTTGCTCATCTGGAGTTTTTGTAGAAGTGGTGATTTTTACAATATCTTTTAAGTCAGCAAATAATTTCTTTTGAATCGCTTCCCGCAGCCGTTCATGTGAATTGTAATCAAATCTTTGCCCTTTCCGTGCATAGGCAGAAATACGAATCAAAATTTCTTCCCGGAATGCCTTTTTCGCATTTTCGGAAATGCCGATTTGCTCTTCGATCGAACGCATCAGCTTTTCATCTGGATTCATTTCCTCGCCTGTCAATGGATCGCGCAGCTTCGTTTTATTGCAATATGCCTCTACATTATCCAAGTAATTGTCCATCAATGTTTTCGCCGACTCTTCATACGAGTAGACAAATGCTTTTTGCACTTCTTGC is a window encoding:
- the yhbH gene encoding sporulation protein YhbH produces the protein MKGNFVVSKEDWSLHRKGHDDQKRHQEKVKEAIKNNLPDLITEESIIMSNGRDVIKIPIRSLDEYKIRYNYEKNKHVGQGDGDSQVGDVVAKEGAGEGQGPGKGQEAGDLPGQDYYEAEVSLMELEEALFSQLELPNLKRKEADQNVVQHIEFNDIRRTGLTGNIDKKRTMLAAFKRNAMNGNPSFYPIYREDLRFRTWNEVVKPESKAVVLAMMDTSGSMGLWEKYMARSFFFWMTRFLRTKYETVEIVFIAHHTEAKVVTEDEFFTKGESGGTICSSAYRKALELIETQYSPLRYNIYPFHFSDGDNLTSDNARCVKLVQELMEVSNMFGYGEVNQYNRHSTLMSAYKNIKDEKFRYYVLKQKSDVFHAMKTFFRKEESMQFV